The Manihot esculenta cultivar AM560-2 chromosome 17, M.esculenta_v8, whole genome shotgun sequence genome contains the following window.
GGAAAAGGAACCTCCTTCCCCACTTGTCAACACCATAGATTGAAACCAAAGTTGCAAAGACGTTAACCAACCCAGTGATCACAGCAGACATGAGTGCAGCATCGCTGCCGAAACCAATTGTGTCGAACAAAACAGGAGCATAGAACATGATCACGTTGATGCCAGTGAGTTGCTGGAAGAATGGGATTGCTATAGCCATAGTAAGTTGAGGCCTGTATTTCCTCTGCAACAAATTTCTCCATGGGTGCTCAACTTTCTTTGATTCCTCACTAGCAACAACGAGGTCATTAAACtcctcatccacatcatcaacaccACGAACTCTCCTCAGTTTGGCCCTGGCCTCTTCGTGCTGGCCACGTTCGATCATAGAGTTTGGCGTGTCTGGTAGGACTAGTGATCCGATTGTGATTATAAGGGCAGGGACCATGGCACCACCAAGGCTCAATCTCCAACCCCAACCACCATGGATCTTTGAGAAAAAATAGTTGAGCACATTTGCTACGAGGATACCAATTGTGATGGATAACTGGAAACCGATGTTAAGTGCTCCTCTAAATCTGTATGGAGCCATCTCAGAGAGGTAGAGGGGCACAGACTGTAATTACAAACAAATTGAGTTAATCACCTTCTAAATATTAAACCAATcatgaattaattaaatagaacAAAATTGTCTCTCTCGAGGATCACAGGTTCTTGTCCTGTTGCCGGTGTTTCCTGGGTTAAAATCAATCTATTTTTTAATCGACTCCCAAAtcgaacaaagaaaaaaaatttaacaaaagAAAACCGAGGCAAATGTTTTGCTTtcacatctttttttttttttttaaatttaataagctACTATCAGGCAGCCAATTTTCTATTCTACGTAGCATCATCAAGTAGTAAAATTTAGCTGAAAAAAGGTACCACTTGCCAGCGACGTCATACAAAGAAAATAAGCCTCGATATCTGACTTTGGCAGAGGGggttttaaacaaaaaaaaaaccaaaagaaAACAAACAACGCCTCTCTCTGCCTTCGTCtcatttcttataattttaaaaagtgagGATCTTTTTGACTGCGAAAGTTATCATTTTCCTCCTTTTTTTCCTCCAGGCTTTTCTCAGGAACCAAACACATCAGTGTTTTGGTTTCTCAACATCAGAAAGCAAAACTACAAGAAGGGACTAAAAGCCCATATGTGGATCAGAAACAACTTGTTATCAAAAATACATCTTTTGTCATTTTCGAAAGAGACCTACTTGTCTGATCTATACACAGAACCATTACAGAGCAGATCTGAATAAAAGCTTAATCCAcaataaaacaaaacaaacagCTAGATAAATTCAATTCTTAAACCCCATTTAAAAAAGACGTAATACCCAGAAACAGAAGGAATAATAAAAACActgcataattttttttctctttagacAACTTGTTAAATACGCTCAAAAAAATCCTAAAACACAGATACCAATTTCTAGATCCAAGCAAAGAAAACATTAGGCAAGGAAATCAAGATATGAAAGattaaaaaaagaagagagtaaTATACCTGATTGGCAAAGCCAATACCGAAACCAAGCAAAATTCTACCAAGAATCAACATCCAGACTGCTTTAGCCGCGCCATTAATTATGGCACCAGCACAAAAGAGCACACCACCAAAAAGCATAGAGAGTTTCCTTCCAAATTTACGGGTAATCCAGGAGGCTACAAGAGAAGACAATAACGCAGCCAAGTAGAGTGAGGACGTGAACATGGTCAGTGTCTGACTATCGTATTGGCAGTATTGATTCGTGGTTGCGTCCTCTTTTTTCTTCCGGAAGACTGAAGGAAAGAACTTTTTCAAGAAGGAATCCATGGACGTAACTCCACCTATCATAAACCATTTTCGGAATCATAATCTGAGGACAGAAAAAAGATAAACTGCAGCAACAGTCTATGGATTACGCATATTATACTTACCAGAAATCCCAATATCGTAGCCAAAGATCAAACCACCCATGGCTGCAACAATACATGTTACAGTCACATAAGGGGTAAGGTTCCCTGGATACTCCTTTTTGCCATTGCCAGGGGCTATCCCTCCTACAGCAGGCATTCTCTTTATATTCTTTCTTTGCTACAGTGTGTCGCAAAGACAAATATTACAGAACCAACAGAAACAgataatgaaacaaagaaatgCAGGAGAAAGGCTTAAACGGAGAAAGAAAACGCAGGGTAGAAGTGATGAAGAAGAAAGATAGAGGTCTGGGAAGAGCACACGCAGTCTATATATAGAGGGAGAACATGTGGAGCTGtccaaaaaataatttcttattctttaaaaataaagtgtatatTATGTATATATTCTTAATTAATGTGATTATATTTTTcggatatatataaaaaaaaatagagaaaattatCTGATCTAGCTACAATTCACTTGGTCCCGAAGTCTTCTTGTCTAGCTACCGTAGGATGTTTCCTTTGATTTCACAAATTTCATACACATCAACTGGTGGGGGTGGTGACATGTAATATCATTTATTGACTTCAACTGGTGTATTTCACACTAGCAGTAGTAGAGAAGCAGTCGGTGAAAGGTAGATAAATAAAATGGAATTTACACGTCAGATAATACTCAGCGTGCTGAGTTGGCATTATTTTGCCTGCTCACCTAATTTATAACCTTATCGATGTTTGGATAATGTTATGGATACGTATATTATACTTGGAGAAAAAACGTGACTTCAAAGTACTTTACAGCAAAAGTTTTATATCATGTGATAATCAGATAATGGCATTCACAGCTTTTCTCGCCACATATCTGATGTTCTTGGCTTATAATTTATGctctaataattatatttttattttccttattttggtggttataaatattttatccaatttttttaataaattattaattaagatcatctaactttataaaaaaaaatagatataagAATGTGCATTTTAAATTTGgagagaatttatttttttttttgaaaaatattaacttttttaaaaacataaaaattaaagattgaaaaaatgaaatgtaagatctcttaaatttaattaaatacacTTCACATCAGTTTATATTTATGAATGCTAACAACACAGTACTTAGATTTGAATGGTATTGCTAGAAATTCTAAATTAATAATAGTGATATTTTTGAATTAAGAAATTAAGATGAGGCCAGAGGAAAGTTATAtatgtattaaaaattatattttatatttataaaaatgttaatttgtttttaaaatataaaaacaacaGGAAATCGCATGCTCCAACATTTAATAATTTCTCGAGGTTATAGCCCGAGTATCTGATACATATTGTTCAGGGTTCTCGAAACCAGTTTTGTCGATGTTCCTGAACCAGTCGtcctttttcttaattattatttggaaatcaaatactataattttattaaattttataaaattagagGTAAAAATTAtcgttaatataaaaaaaaaataactgaattatcttattagaatttaatattttaattcttaaaatttaatttataaaaatttatagttcTTTTTCTTAAagaattatagaaaaaatatatttttatgttaaaaatattacataattaacagatttgttcctccaattttttaaatttaatactttaatttttaaaatttaattttatcaaaattcaaaaaagaaaatctcaaactcaattatttttaaataaataaaaattttaataaatttaatatttaaattcagtaaaaataataaaaattaaaatatataaaatttaaatttttaaaaataaaaaattaaaacgcaataaaaattacttttgtGATGTTATTTCCGCTcgccatttaaaaaatttattaaaacatctCTGGCATTTTAAAAaacctattaattaatttttttgttaattttagtaattaaatattataaaaa
Protein-coding sequences here:
- the LOC110605183 gene encoding sugar carrier protein C, with the translated sequence MPAVGGIAPGNGKKEYPGNLTPYVTVTCIVAAMGGLIFGYDIGISGGVTSMDSFLKKFFPSVFRKKKEDATTNQYCQYDSQTLTMFTSSLYLAALLSSLVASWITRKFGRKLSMLFGGVLFCAGAIINGAAKAVWMLILGRILLGFGIGFANQSVPLYLSEMAPYRFRGALNIGFQLSITIGILVANVLNYFFSKIHGGWGWRLSLGGAMVPALIITIGSLVLPDTPNSMIERGQHEEARAKLRRVRGVDDVDEEFNDLVVASEESKKVEHPWRNLLQRKYRPQLTMAIAIPFFQQLTGINVIMFYAPVLFDTIGFGSDAALMSAVITGLVNVFATLVSIYGVDKWGRRFLFLEGGVQMLICQAVVAACIGAKFGVDGNPGELPKWYAIVVVLFICIYVAGFAWSWGPLGWLVPSEIFPLEIRSAAQSVNVSVNMLFTFIVAQIFLTMLCHIKFGLFLFFAFFVVVMSIFVYYFVPETKGIPIEEMGQVWKSHWYWSRYVADEDFPNGTLEMGKGGQGPKNV